One Gossypium raimondii isolate GPD5lz chromosome 3, ASM2569854v1, whole genome shotgun sequence genomic window carries:
- the LOC105794844 gene encoding zinc finger protein NUTCRACKER encodes MLETMAEEPVSNGFMQNPVPGSNNPPVAKRKRNLPGTPDPEAEVIALSPKTLMATNRFLCEICGKGFQRDQNLQLHRRGHNLPWKLKQRTTKEVRKRVYVCPEKTCVHHHPSRALGDLTGIKKHFYRKHGEKKWKCEKCSKRYAVQSDWKAHSKTCGTREYKCDCGTLFSRRDSFITHRAFCDALAEETARVNAASSMHSLATTNFSYQLMGNPLDTGMPQHFPSIFKTISSNDETIDQTRRGFSLWMGQAPQGHDSIGKSLQEIQQFGSLNSGSMYSDPLVSTSNPPASDYQLNWVFGNKVSSGNAEDQLTSTSLPLNNNAKENGTQLVSIPSLFSTQHQSQQTPSFSMSATALLQKAAQIGATSTDTSFLGSFGTKCSNSQIQDGSQYGDLYVSNTQTTTLGRDMENSANDISTLNQLQMYPPKRRYLQNEESGGGQTRDFLGVGVQQAICHPSSINGWI; translated from the exons ATGCTAGAGACGATGGCAGAAGAACCGGTTTCAAATGGTTTTATGCAGAATCCTGTACCTGGATCCAATAACCCTCCTGTTGCAAAGAGGAAGAGAAACCTACCAGGAACACCAG ATCCTGAAGCTGAAGTGATAGCTTTGTCCCCAAAGACTCTGATGGCAACCAACAGGTTTTTGTGTGAAATATGCGGCAAGGGTTTCCAAAGAGACCAAAACCTTCAACTCCATAGGCGAGGCCATAACCTTCCATGGAAGTTGAAGCAAAGGACTACAAAGGAAGTGAGAAAGCGGGTGTATGTGTGCCCTGAAAAGACCTGTGTCCATCACCATCCTTCCAGGGCTCTCGGGGACCTGACTGGCATAAAGAAACACTTTTATCGGAAGCACGGGGAGAAGAAGTGGAAGTGTGAGAAGTGTTCAAAGCGATACGCTGTGCAGTCAGATTGGAAAGCTCACTCAAAGACCTGCGGCACCAGGGAGTACAAATGCGATTGTGGTACTCTATTTTCAAG AAGAGATAGCTTCATCACGCATAGGGCTTTCTGTGATGCTTTGGCTGAGGAAACAGCTAGAGTAAATGCAGCTTCCAGCATGCACAGCTTGGCCACCACCAATTTCAGTTACCAACTTATGGGGAATCCATTAGATACTGGGATGCCACAACATTTTCCCTCTATCTTCAAAACAATTTCAAGCAATGATGAAACAATAGATCAAACTAGACGTGGTTTTTCCTTGTGGATGGGCCAAGCACCTCAGGGCCATGATTCAATTGGCAAAAGTCTCCAAGAGATTCAACAATTTGGTTCTTTGAATTCGGGATCCATGTACAGCGATCCCCTGGTTTCGACATCGAATCCTCCGGCATCAGATTATCAGTTAAACTGGGTGTTTGGCAATAAGGTCTCATCCGGTAATGCTGAAGATCAGCTAACCAGCACTTCACTTCCTTTGAACAATAATGCCAAGGAAAATGGAACTCAACTTGTGAGTATTCCTTCATTATTTAGCACCCAACACCAGTCTCAGCAAACCCCATCTTTCAGTATGTCTGCCACAGCTTTATTACAAAAAGCTGCCCAAATTGGTGCCACTTCAACTGACACTTCATTCCTAGGAAGCTTCGGGACCAAGTGTAGCAACAGTCAAATTCAAGATGGGAGCCAGTACGGTGACCTGTATGTGTCAAACACACAAACGACTACCCTAGGACGTGACATGGAAAATTCGGCAAACGATATTTCCACGTTGAATCAATTGCAAATGTACCCTCCAAAACGCCGGTACTTGCAGAATGAAGAAAGTGGGGGAGGACAAACAAGGGATTTTTTGGGTGTGGGAGTACAGCAGGCCATCTGTCACCCATCTTCAATCAATGGATGGATATGA
- the LOC105794846 gene encoding uncharacterized protein LOC105794846, which produces MKFTDSPVIQLQVRDSQLSIQQDNGSFHVGTSVWPCSLVLAKFVERWAPSSPTTTTDNPYYDLLDFHTRCRRAIELGTGCGAAGMAFHLLGLQDIILTDISPVMPALKHNLKRNKPVLGKNMKTSILYWNNKDQIRGVNPPFDVVIAADVVYIEESVGHLVGAMEALVSDDGVILLGYQLRSPEADKLFWEMCEKVFVIEKVPHQDLHPDYAYEETDVYVFRKKKNNNN; this is translated from the coding sequence ATGAAATTCACGGACTCACCGGTGATACAGCTTCAAGTGCGCGATTCCCAACTCTCTATCCAACAAGACAATGGCTCCTTCCACGTTGGTACCTCCGTCTGGCCTTGTTCTTTGGTTCTAGCCAAATTCGTAGAGCGCTGGGCACCATCTTCGCCCACCACCACCACCGATAACCCTTATTACGACCTCCTTGATTTTCACACCCGCTGTCGTCGTGCCATCGAATTGGGAACTGGTTGTGGAGCTGCCGGCATGGCTTTCCACCTATTGGGTCTCCAAGACATCATCCTCACCGATATATCCCCTGTTATGCCTGCGCTCAAGCATAACCTCAAACGTAATAAACCCGTTCTGGGTAAGAACATGAAGACCTCGATTCTTTATTGGAACAACAAGGATCAGATCAGGGGCGTTAATCCTCCGTTCGATGTGGTGATCGCGGCAGATGTTGTCTACATCGAGGAATCGGTGGGTCATTTAGTTGGGGCTATGGAGGCGTTAGTATCCGACGATGGGGTGATTCTGTTAGGGTACCAGCTGAGGTCACCGGAAGCTGATAAGTTGTTTTGGGAAATGTGTGAAAAGGTTTTCGTGATCGAAAAGGTTCCTCATCAGGATTTGCACCCTGATTATGCCTATGAGGAGACCGATGTTTATGTTTTcagaaagaagaagaacaatAACAATTAG